GATAAAAGGGGTAGAGTTATGCCAATCGCCCGCCGTGTCCCTTCCAAGACCAGGAGAAGACCCAGAAGTCCCATGACATAATCCATTGTTTGTTCAATCCCCGCACGGTTGCCAAGCTGCTGATTATCAATCCAGAACAATTTGAATATCGGTTCCGATTGGATGAAAATATAACCAAAAGAAATGACCACAGCGCCGACGAAAATGATATCCAATACCTGGAATACAAATTTATTTTCTTGTTGTTTACTAATCGGATATTTCAGGTATACCAAAATCAATCCCAGCATCGCAAATATTGCCAGCTGAGATTGTGGAGAAAGTTGAGGATAATTTACCTCAACCAATATAAATATGCTGAGTACAACAGCAAGAGCATTAAAGGAAGATTTTTTAAAGCGCTGAAGACGGTCGATCATTGTGAAAGGTTTTGGTCGGGCCAAATGCCGATTTCTTTGTAATAACGAATTGCGCCGGTATGGAATGGCGTGCCGGTATCCTTTATTACATTCTTAGGATTGATCGCTTTGCCGGCTGGGTGTCTCTTTACGACTTCAGCACGATTCTCATAGATGATCTTAGTGAAATTATAAACTGTTTCCTCAGAAACGGCATCCGAAGTGATCAAATGCATTGAACCCACATTCATACCTTGATAATCCTGGTCCTGGCCACGGTAGGTTCCGGCAGGTATTATGGCCGGAAAGAAAAAAGGATAGTTGTCATATAGGTCTTTTTTCGCATTTTCCTCAAATGGAATAAAATAAATATTCTGGGAAGCACAGGCCTGGGTAATAGAGGCTGTCGGTATCGCTCCGCCCAAGAATGCCGCAACCGCCGCTCCATCTGCCAGCATGTCTACCGAACCAGCTTGTGTGTTGTTCAACGGGCTGAAATCTTCATATGCAACCCCGTGTGCCTTCAAAATAGGCTTCAAAAAATAATCGAATCCCGCCCCGGCAGGACCAACAACAACTCGTTTACCTTTAAGGTCGGATATGTTTTTTACGTCTGAAGATTTGGATGTAATAAAAAGTGCGATATTAGGCGCTAATGTCATTACAGTCCGAATGGGGTATTCCTTTTCCCATGCTCCTTCACCGCGTACTGCAAAATAAGAAATAGCTGCATTGGCAAGAGCAAACTCCAATTCACCGCTAGCCAAACGTCGAATATTTTCCTGGGTGCCTTTGGTCGCTTCCGCCGTAATTTGCCATTGTAGCTCACCTGAATTTGTAGTGGCTACGTCGGCGATAGCACCACCAACCACAAAAAACGCACCACCGGGAGGCGCTGTGCCTACACTCAGAAAACGGCTCTCTTTGCCACCCTTTTCGGATGTACATGCGACTAAAAATAATAGCGAAAAAATGAAAAAAATACCTATCCAAAAGAGTTTATTATCGACTTTCTTTGAACCCAAACAACTCATGAAGCCTCCATTTAGTATTAAACAATTACAATCAAAAAATTTCAGAAGTAATGGAATATAAATAAAGCATTCTTTCTATACAATTATTTAAGTATATTTCAGCTGTGAAGTGCAAATATTGTGATAAATTTTATAAATGAATTTGATTGTAGAACAATATGGGAAATGTCATTTGATTTTCAATGTCAGTTAGGTAAATTCGATTGAATTAAAATTGGTTAAAACAGCAGTTAATATTAGGTTAGGTTAGATAAGTTCACATAACAAATACATAATAGTATACTCTCCATGAAACGATACCTGTTAACCGGTAGCATTGGCTTTTGTTTAACAAGCCTGTGTGTGTTTGCAACCGTCGCTTTCGCAGAAAGATGGATGTACGAAAACCTGGGCATTACCGGAGCTTACCTGGTCTGGACTGTTCTGTTCATTGGACTGGGAGGTGCGGTACTGAGGCCGTTAGTAAAAGATTCAATTCGGGCAGTAAAGTTTTATACTATATTTGCAATTGGATTCTTTTTGTATGCGGTTGGTTGGACAGGTGCCTATTTTACTTTGCGCGGTGTTGTCGGAGAGTGGGTGGGTTCATTTGTTGGGTCTATTTTGCTAGGACTGGTATTTGTAGTTGGATTCGGTACTTGGCGAGTTGCATTAAGATTATGTACAGTACTGTTCATTTTAAACTCAATTGGGTATTTTCTTGGTTCAGCTCTGAATGCCTCAATTGGAGGTCAGGGTGGAATGTTGCTCTGGGGCGTTGCTTATGGTCTATTTTTAGGGGCAGGTCTCGGAATGGCGTTATATCTTGTGCAAAACAGTATCAAAGAAGTAATCTAATTGAAATACAATTCAAATGGTAAGGTTTTTATATCCATTAAAATCGTTTCCAATTCTCAACTACTCAGAGATTTCAATTTTTCTTTCTGGATTGTCTTCATTTTCAGTCCATCGACTGGGATTTTGTTGTATATAATTTCTGACATGCCATAATTCTTTTTCATTTCTAATGATTCTGTCATAATACCTGGGTTGCCAGGTAAAGAACTGTGCAGATAATTTTCTATTTACAAATTTCGTAACGGCAGATTTAAAGGATCTAATCACGGATGGTAATGACCCACGTTTCGGAGAAATACGGGAGAATTGTGCGGTATTTGTTATGGAGACGTTGCATGCAACGTCTCCACGATTGGAATTTACCATATTCTCATCATCGATATGATCAATAACAATAATGCCATGTACGTGATTGGGCATTATGATGCATTCATCCAATTTTATAAAAGGAAAATGCCTGGGTATTTCCAGCCAACAATATTCGGCAATATTTCCAATTGCTGATAAAATAACCTTGCCATGTTCTATTTGACCCAATACACATTCACGGTTCTTGACGCAGATTGTGACAAAATAATTTCCATTTCGTGAATAATCCCAACTATGCAACCGAGTAGATGGAATACGGTATTTATTTTTGAATAGGTTGTCAGTCATTCATAAAACCATGTAAAATATTATCTATATCTATGGTAATCGCTATACCCCTGTTACTTAATCGAGCCCGTTATATTTTAACTTTATAAACCCTGACCATTTCCTCTACATCTTTTTTATTCTTAATACTCATCAGATAAAAATATCCATGTTTAAGGCATCATTAGTAAAACCATTAAAGAATACTACAAAAGTCACGACAGAATAATTGCAGCTAGTTGCTTTTAAAATCAATCCAATATAGTTCACTTTAATTCCCATTCTTCAGATGTGTTTTTAGTAATAGGGGTTTAACACACCCCTCTACCCACATAGACTAACTAGTGTCTGACCGAAAACTCATCATTTGTCATTTCGACGAAGCGAAGCTGAGGAGAAATCTTTTTCACGAAATAATGCTAAGATATTAAAATTATAGAAACTTATAAGATTTCTCTCCCGCCGTGTGGCGGGATCGAAATGACAATGAGTGGTATGGGCAAAGAGTTTTCGTTCAGATACTAACTATAAACTATACAATCTTCAACAGCACACATGTCAAGAACTTTATATACTGTTTACAACTATTGCTCAAACAATGACTCAAGACAGTAATAAATCTTAAGTTTCAATTCATAAAACGGTAGTTAGTTTTAAAAAGAGTGTATTGCCCTGATCGGAGCGCTCACCAAATTCTGCAGTTCCACGCTGGAATGCGATCTGGAAAGTGCCAAAAGGCGGTCGATACCTGTACACAAAAACAGCCTGTATATTTTTTCGATCAATAATAGAATTGGTTTTAAAAAAAACCTTCATAAAAAGATCACGTGTAAAAAAATGATTTGCAGTCAAGACATGGATCCAGGTGCTTTCTTCTTCAGGATCCGGATCTAAAAACAATCTTTCCAGCTCATACTCAATGGCTAGTTTTTCAGTAATCTTGTATCCCGCCTTCAAAGCATTAAACAGCAATTTGATCGATCCGGACTCTCATATATATCAATTGGAATGTTTTTGACTGTGATTGCTAGCATAGCTATATCCTTAATGTTAGTTTTATTTTTACATTATTTAGGAATTTATCAATATAGGAGGGAATAAATCAACTGGAAAGACATATTCCTTTTTTTAGAATTAATAACTATTGTGAACAAAGCAAGTGGAAAATAATTCACTTATGCCAACTCCAACAGGCGATCTAACGAGGTGGAAACATAAAGTGGTTTAATCGTATTGTTCAGAGCTGATAATCCAATCCGGTTATGCCAATAAACCGGCATCCCAACTCTCATAGCTCCAGCCACATCCGCAGCAGAACCGGCGACAAATAATACTTCCGCTGCAGGAAATCCTAATCTCTCCAAGGCCAGCAAGTATGGCTTTGGATTTGGTTTGTAGTAACCAGCTTCCTCAGATGTGACTACAATTTGAATGGATATTCCAGTACAAGGAATCGCTATTTTTGCAAGTTCAATGGATGAATTTGTAACAACAGCAATGGGAATTTTCAGGTTCAATTTATTTAGCACAGAATGTGTCTCCGGCCAGGGTTCCAAGTAACCCCAACGATCGATTATTTGATCTGAATGCGTGGAGGAAAGGCCTACCTGTTGAGCCGATTTTTCGATGATTGAATCATAGGAAAGGTACTTACCAGCTTTGTAA
This portion of the candidate division KSB1 bacterium genome encodes:
- a CDS encoding TAXI family TRAP transporter solute-binding subunit, which gives rise to MSCLGSKKVDNKLFWIGIFFIFSLLFLVACTSEKGGKESRFLSVGTAPPGGAFFVVGGAIADVATTNSGELQWQITAEATKGTQENIRRLASGELEFALANAAISYFAVRGEGAWEKEYPIRTVMTLAPNIALFITSKSSDVKNISDLKGKRVVVGPAGAGFDYFLKPILKAHGVAYEDFSPLNNTQAGSVDMLADGAAVAAFLGGAIPTASITQACASQNIYFIPFEENAKKDLYDNYPFFFPAIIPAGTYRGQDQDYQGMNVGSMHLITSDAVSEETVYNFTKIIYENRAEVVKRHPAGKAINPKNVIKDTGTPFHTGAIRYYKEIGIWPDQNLSQ
- a CDS encoding transposase, whose amino-acid sequence is MTDNLFKNKYRIPSTRLHSWDYSRNGNYFVTICVKNRECVLGQIEHGKVILSAIGNIAEYCWLEIPRHFPFIKLDECIIMPNHVHGIIVIDHIDDENMVNSNRGDVACNVSITNTAQFSRISPKRGSLPSVIRSFKSAVTKFVNRKLSAQFFTWQPRYYDRIIRNEKELWHVRNYIQQNPSRWTENEDNPERKIEISE
- a CDS encoding HAD-IA family hydrolase — its product is MPGPKYKAVLFDLYTALLNSWKLWNNVAGSEKTGLAWRQKYLELTYKAGKYLSYDSIIEKSAQQVGLSSTHSDQIIDRWGYLEPWPETHSVLNKLNLKIPIAVVTNSSIELAKIAIPCTGISIQIVVTSEEAGYYKPNPKPYLLALERLGFPAAEVLFVAGSAADVAGAMRVGMPVYWHNRIGLSALNNTIKPLYVSTSLDRLLELA